Below is a window of Moorella thermoacetica DNA.
AAAGCCGGTCCTGTCCATTCATTCTGGGGTACCAGTTGTAGCTCCCCCGCGGAACCGGTAAGTTCAATTATCTTGCTGGCGATCTCTTCCCAGGTCAAATACAGGCTGCCCAGGTTATAGACCTGGCCGCAAGCCCCTTCCCCCGCCAGGACCAGCCGGCAGGCGGCAGCCAGGTCAGCCATACTGACAAAGGTGCCCCCGGCAGCGACTGGTACCTTGATGGGTTCCTCATTGAGGGCCGCCCGTATGAGGTTGCGCAAATGGCGACCGCCAATCTCATCGCCAAAGGCCCACCAGAAACGGAAAATGGTCACCGGCAATCCCTGTTCACGGCAGTACTGACGGCACAGCTCCTCGGCGGCAAACTTGCCCAGGGCATAAAGGGGTTTACGCGCTTCTCCCACCAGGCAGGGATGTTCTTCTACAACTGGATGCCCGGCAGCCCGGCCGTAAACTGTAGCGGTACTGGCATAAATAAAGTGCTTCACCCCAGCCCTGGTAGCCGCTGTTAAGAGATTTATATGCCCAATCAGGTCGCCGCCGAAAACCTCCAGGGGGTCGTCGCTGAAGCTCCAGGCCAGGTGAATTACCGCTTCAACCCCTTTAACAGCCCTGACTACTAGTTCCTTATCCTCCAGCTGGCCTTTAAAAAGAGTCTCTTGGCTGACAGGGAGGCCATCACCGTTAGGTAGAGCCCGGTCCAGGACCCGTACCCGATGGCCGCGGCCGGCTAAATCCCGGACCAGGTACCGTCCGACGTCACCAGACCCGCCAGTTATCAGAAGCTCCATGGTTAATGCCTCCTTTTAGCATAAGCAGGGGTACCAGGTACCCCTGCTTATAGCGGAACTCTCAACTTATTATTAAGCCTGGCTGGAAAAACCACTGCTTCCGCTCTTAATCCCTGAGGGGACTGGTTTAGGAATACTCCGCAATAAAAGGGCACCCAAACCGGCCAGCAGGGACATTACGGCACCAGTTAAAAATACCGGTGTCCAGCCGCTCATCTGGGCCACCAGGGCGGCCACAAAGCCGCCAACAATACCGCTCAAACCCTTGGCACTGTAAATGAAACCATAATTTGTTGCGGCGTAGGTAGTTCCGAAAATATCGGCGTTGACGGCCGGGAACAAGGAATATAGTTCACCCCAGGTGAACATAATCAGGGCAAAGATAAAGACAAACATAAAGGCGTTATGGCCGATAAAAGGAACCAGGGCCATGGCGATGGCGTTAATGGTAAAGGCCACAAACATTGTCTAGTAACGCCCCAGTTTGTCGGAAATCATACCCCAGATTATCCGCCCGGTACCATTGGCAATGGTATTGATTGTGGCTGCTGTCACAATGATGCTGGCAGCTATACCCGCCTCCGTACCAAAGGGTTTTGTCTGGGCCGTTACAATCATGCCGCCGGTACAAATAAACAAGAACATTAAATAAATAATCCAGAAATGAGCTGTTTTAAACATTTCCACTGTAGTAAAATCACGCTGGCTGGCGGAAACCTGGGCTTTCGCCGTACTGGAGCTACTCGTCTTAGGTTTAGCAGGGAAACGCATGAACTGGGTGGCAATCAAGGCGATAATTCCCTGGATAACGCCTGTAGTTACGAATGCTGAATTATAACCCTGCTTTTTCAATATGATAGCGATAAAGGGGATAAAGAGGGCGGCCCCGGAACCGAAAGCGGCAGCTACCAGTCCGGAGGCCATTCCCCTCTTGGAGGCCTCAAACCAGCGCA
It encodes the following:
- a CDS encoding MFS transporter; this encodes MFVAFTINAIAMALVPFIGHNAFMFVFIFALIMFTWGELYSLFPAVNADIFGTTYAATNYGFIYSAKGLSGIVGGFVAALVAQMSGWTPVFLTGAVMSLLAGLGALLLRSIPKPVPSGIKSGSSGFSSQA
- a CDS encoding OFA family MFS transporter, whose translation is MSIQNPETPFGPREVPKPFFENKWVQLIIAMIGMIMIANLQYAWTLFVPEVVKGLNSTKAAVQMGFSLFIAFESWGQPIAGYFMDRYSPRALLTVAALMIGIGWAGMGLVKSLGALYFLYSMAGVGAALIYSGSIASGVRWFEASKRGMASGLVAAAFGSGAALFIPFIAIILKKQGYNSAFVTTGVIQGIIALIATQFMRFPAKPKTSSSSTAKAQVSASQRDFTTVEMFKTAHFWIIYLMFLFICTGGMIVTAQTKPFGTEAGIAASIIVTAATINTIANGTGRIIWGMISDKLGRY
- a CDS encoding NAD-dependent epimerase/dehydratase family protein, with the protein product MELLITGGSGDVGRYLVRDLAGRGHRVRVLDRALPNGDGLPVSQETLFKGQLEDKELVVRAVKGVEAVIHLAWSFSDDPLEVFGGDLIGHINLLTAATRAGVKHFIYASTATVYGRAAGHPVVEEHPCLVGEARKPLYALGKFAAEELCRQYCREQGLPVTIFRFWWAFGDEIGGRHLRNLIRAALNEEPIKVPVAAGGTFVSMADLAAACRLVLAGEGACGQVYNLGSLYLTWEEIASKIIELTGSAGELQLVPQNEWTGPAFLNEVWDLSWEKAARELGYRPTLTVDEGRLAFTRALLRCVDKVRTEMGKN